From a single Apium graveolens cultivar Ventura chromosome 2, ASM990537v1, whole genome shotgun sequence genomic region:
- the LOC141694143 gene encoding uncharacterized protein LOC141694143, with the protein MIPVALCATCGGHHPGRACYRQTGACFLCGSMSHRANDCIMSRNTGGGGAGGGSGRILLVGRRDAYVLFDIGSTHSVVSLSFIRHLGVAPSLLYPHMSIATPMGNSVVIYDVYRECPIAVGDRNCKVNLLPMEMHDFDIILGMDWLSEHRATIDGQGKRMIFGDADKPELVYQGSQPKEEVKLISALKASKLLSKGCDGYLAFMKDTSKDEPRIEDYPIVTEYEDVFPDELPGLPPHREVEFTIELVPGAEPISKAPYRMAPLELQELNEQL; encoded by the exons ATGATTCCAGTGGCTCTTTGTGCTACATGTGGTGGACATCATCCAGGTAGAGCTTGTTATAGACAAACTGGGGCTTGTTTCTTGTGCGGTAGCATGTCCCATAGGGCAAATGATTGTATAATGTCACGCAACACTGGTGGAGGAGGAGCTGGCGGTGGTAGTGGCA GAATACTTCTTGTTGGTAGACGTGAtgcttatgtgttatttgatatCGGTTCTACCCATTCTGTTGTGTCTTTATCATTTATTCGTCATCTTGGCGTTGCACCTTCATTATTATATCCTCATATGTCTATTGCAACCCCGATGGGAAATTCTGTTGTTATTTATGATGTGTATCGAGAGTGTCCGATAGCTGTTGGAGATAGAAATTGTAAGGTTAACTTGCTTCCGATGGAGATGCATGACTTTGACATTATTTTGGGCATGGATTGGTTGAGTGAACATCGTGCCACAATTGATGGTCAAGGAAAAAGGATGATCTTCGGGGATGCAGATAAACCAGAACTTGTATACCAAGGGTCTCAGCCGAAAGAGGAGGTTAAATTAATTTCTGCTCTAAAGGCGAGCAAACTTTTATCTAAGGGTTGTGATGGTTACCTTGCTTTCATGAAGGATACATCGAAGGATGAACCTCGCATCGAGGATTATCCAATTGTGACGGAGTATGAAGATGTGTTCCCCGATGAGCTACCAGGTTTGCCACCACATAGGGAGGTGGAGTTTACTATTGAACTTGTTCCGGGTGCTGAGCCTATTTCTAAGGCGCCTTACCGTATGGCACCACTTGAGTTACAAGAATTGAATGAGCAGCTATAA